AGATGACGAAGGTCGCCCCCATCAGGATGCTCGCCTTCTGGTCCGCCATCTGGCTCAGCGTCACATGCGTGCGATGCACCGCGACCAGCATGTCGATCGCGTTCGCGGTGTAGCGCGCCGGGATATGACGCCCGGGATCGCCATCGTCGTCGCGCATGTTCCGTTCCCCCCGTATCCGCCCCGGCGACGAAATGCCGTGTCGCGGCGTGTTTGCACAGCGAAAATGCGCGCGGCGACGGCGGCGCGCGGCGTGGTACCCGGATGGCCCGCGTTCGTTTGACCTGCTATCCATCCGGTTGAAGCCACGCGCGAAGGGACCTTCCATGCCGCTGATTGTGAACGGGAAGCAGGCGGACGCCCCGGCCGACCCACGCGTTTCGCTGCTCGATCACCTGCGCGAGAACCTGCACCTGACCGGCACGAAGAAGGGCTGCAACCAGGGCGCGTGCGGCGCCTGTACCGTGCTGGTGGACGGCGAGCGGATCCTGTCCTGCCTCGCGCTCGCGGTGCAGTACGACGGGCGTGCGATCACGACGATCGAGGGGCTGGCCGACGGCGATGCGCTGCACCCGTTGCAGGCCGCCTTCGTCGAGCACGACGGCTT
The sequence above is drawn from the Sphingomonas adhaesiva genome and encodes:
- a CDS encoding 2Fe-2S iron-sulfur cluster-binding protein, whose translation is MPLIVNGKQADAPADPRVSLLDHLRENLHLTGTKKGCNQGACGACTVLVDGERILSCLALAVQYDGRAITTIEGLADGDALHPLQAAFVEHDGFQCGYCTPGQICSAIGMAGELERGVPSHVSADLSGRASWTREEIQERMSGNLCRCGAHNGIVDAIRATFAAEASA